The following are encoded together in the Methylomonas methanica MC09 genome:
- the recO gene encoding DNA repair protein RecO, with product MSESAVYLQPAFILQHRQYRETSQLLEVYTRDFGIVSVLAKGVRQEKSKLAGVLLPFSLLHISYLDKSELKILTQAEFVHNHTPQRLALYCGFYMNELLQRFLFRNDPHPELFTAYQACLDELCTDLNIEQTLRYFELGVLEACGYAVDLTVDSNGQPVDRLKRYDFQPTVGLIADGNGCISGASLQMLNVKAPLLGATLTEAKRFLRAMLDGHLQGKPMQSRAVLAKMIKYL from the coding sequence GTGAGCGAATCCGCTGTTTACCTGCAGCCGGCATTCATTTTACAGCACCGGCAGTATCGCGAAACCAGTCAGTTATTGGAGGTTTATACCCGAGATTTCGGCATCGTTTCAGTCTTGGCCAAAGGTGTGCGCCAGGAGAAATCAAAACTGGCAGGGGTGTTGCTGCCTTTCAGCCTGTTGCATATTTCCTATCTGGATAAAAGCGAGCTAAAAATTCTTACGCAGGCGGAATTCGTCCACAACCACACCCCGCAGAGGCTTGCACTATATTGCGGTTTTTATATGAATGAGTTGTTGCAACGGTTTTTATTTCGAAACGACCCGCATCCGGAACTGTTTACCGCCTATCAAGCTTGTCTGGACGAATTATGCACTGACTTGAATATCGAGCAGACGTTACGCTATTTTGAACTGGGAGTACTGGAAGCATGCGGATATGCCGTGGATCTGACTGTTGATAGCAACGGTCAGCCGGTTGATAGGCTAAAGCGCTACGACTTTCAGCCAACTGTCGGACTGATTGCGGATGGCAATGGCTGTATCAGCGGTGCCTCCCTGCAGATGCTAAACGTAAAAGCGCCCTTATTGGGAGCGACATTAACCGAAGCCAAGCGGTTTTTGCGTGCAATGTTGGACGGGCATTTGCAGGGAAAACCCATGCAGAGTCGGGCAGTACTGGCAAAAATGATTAAATATTTGTAG
- a CDS encoding sulfite exporter TauE/SafE family protein, which yields MHLYLDFNASYLAAFFIGLFSSLHCIGMCGSIIGTLTYSLSQELRNNKRILFSIVLSYNLGRIASYAIAGAVVGFLSLPFTEGQAHRILQLASGAIMASAGLYIGGWFPRFAYIEKIGSRFWKLIEPFGRRLIPVKTRTQAILFGMVWGWLPCGLIYTALALAATTGNVMHSSMTMLAFGLGTLPAVVGVGIMTSLLARLSKARRFKQIVGVLFIIFALLAVFPWLNPMRVEHI from the coding sequence ATGCACCTTTATTTAGATTTCAACGCGTCTTATCTCGCCGCATTTTTTATCGGCTTATTCAGCAGCCTGCATTGCATCGGCATGTGCGGCTCAATTATAGGTACTCTAACCTATAGTCTGAGCCAGGAACTCAGAAACAACAAACGGATATTGTTCAGTATCGTCCTGAGCTACAACCTTGGCCGCATTGCCAGTTATGCCATTGCCGGCGCAGTCGTCGGCTTTCTCAGCCTGCCCTTCACCGAAGGCCAGGCACACCGAATTTTACAGCTGGCATCCGGCGCGATCATGGCGAGTGCCGGGCTATATATCGGCGGCTGGTTTCCTCGTTTTGCGTATATCGAAAAAATAGGCTCGCGCTTTTGGAAACTGATAGAACCCTTTGGTCGCCGGTTAATCCCGGTTAAAACCCGCACCCAAGCGATTTTGTTCGGCATGGTCTGGGGGTGGTTGCCCTGCGGGCTGATTTATACAGCCCTGGCTTTGGCGGCCACCACCGGTAATGTCATGCACAGCTCCATGACCATGCTGGCATTTGGATTAGGTACTTTACCTGCCGTGGTTGGAGTCGGTATAATGACCTCATTATTGGCGAGGCTATCCAAAGCTCGGCGCTTCAAGCAAATAGTAGGCGTATTATTTATAATCTTTGCCTTACTAGCCGTATTCCCATGGCTTAACCCGATGCGTGTTGAACACATCTGA
- a CDS encoding diguanylate cyclase domain-containing protein → MNNKADHTILAVDDSPENLDLIKNILEPHYSVKVAPSGQLALHIARSQKPDLILLDIMLDDINGYDICHQLKSDNDTRNIPVIFLTAKRSEADEVQGFKIGGCDYITKPFSPAIVLARVKTQIQLKAKTDLLEKLASLDGLTEIPNRRAFDSALERQFNQAKRVASPLSLMIVDIDNFKMFNDQYGHPLGDECLRRVANAFVNHTQRPEDLVARLGGEEFAILLPNTDNMGAVMRAEQYRLAVEYLKIQHANASEIPYVTVSIGVSTIIANTTDRFDGLMQAADDALYRAKKQGRNRVCCENLSPQTR, encoded by the coding sequence ATGAATAATAAAGCCGATCACACCATTCTCGCAGTCGACGATAGTCCGGAAAACCTTGATTTGATTAAAAATATCCTCGAGCCCCACTACTCTGTGAAAGTAGCGCCGAGCGGTCAATTGGCATTGCACATTGCCCGCAGCCAAAAGCCCGATTTGATTCTATTGGATATAATGCTGGATGACATTAACGGCTACGATATTTGCCACCAACTGAAATCGGACAACGACACCCGTAACATCCCGGTAATATTTCTAACGGCCAAACGCTCGGAAGCCGATGAGGTGCAAGGATTTAAAATCGGCGGCTGCGACTACATCACCAAACCGTTTTCGCCGGCCATAGTGCTGGCACGTGTAAAGACCCAGATACAGTTAAAAGCCAAAACCGATCTATTGGAAAAATTAGCCTCGCTGGATGGCTTAACCGAAATCCCTAACCGGCGCGCATTTGACTCGGCCCTGGAGCGACAATTCAACCAAGCCAAGCGCGTAGCCAGTCCGCTTTCGCTGATGATCGTCGATATCGATAATTTCAAAATGTTTAACGATCAATACGGTCATCCGCTGGGAGACGAATGTTTAAGACGGGTAGCCAATGCGTTTGTCAACCATACCCAGCGTCCTGAAGACTTAGTTGCGCGCTTGGGCGGCGAGGAGTTTGCCATTCTATTGCCGAACACCGACAATATGGGCGCCGTAATGCGGGCCGAGCAGTATAGACTTGCAGTGGAATACCTTAAAATCCAACACGCCAACGCCAGCGAAATTCCCTATGTAACGGTTTCTATCGGCGTCAGTACCATTATCGCCAATACCACCGATCGTTTTGACGGCTTGATGCAAGCGGCCGATGACGCTTTGTATCGCGCTAAAAAACAGGGACGGAACCGGGTTTGCTGTGAAAACCTATCGCCCCAAACTCGTTAA
- the era gene encoding GTPase Era encodes MNCGYVALIGRPNVGKSTLMNHLLGQKLSITSRKPQTTRHRIRGIKTSEAGQAIFMDTPGMHSDEKRVLNRYLNKTADSTLLGVDVVVWVLDGLYWHEYDERIFKKLEAAGLPVILVINKVDKIKDKQAVMAFFAEAKQKYPFEQIVPVSALKNTNLDVLEQHIMALLPEGELIYPEDQITDRPERFFAAEIVREKLTRRLGDELPYAMTVEIEMYEEHPNLCKIYANIWVERSSQKSIVIGKQGEMLKKIGTEARLDIEKLIGQKVFLQLWVKVKKGWSDNERALQGLGFIDTE; translated from the coding sequence ATGAACTGCGGATATGTCGCATTAATCGGTAGGCCGAATGTCGGCAAATCGACCTTGATGAATCATTTGCTGGGCCAAAAGCTCAGCATTACCTCCAGAAAGCCCCAGACTACCCGACATCGCATTCGGGGTATCAAAACCAGCGAAGCCGGACAGGCCATCTTCATGGATACGCCGGGTATGCATAGCGACGAGAAAAGGGTTTTGAACCGCTATCTGAATAAAACCGCCGACAGCACCTTGTTGGGCGTGGATGTGGTGGTGTGGGTGTTGGATGGCTTGTACTGGCATGAATATGACGAGCGGATTTTTAAAAAGCTGGAGGCCGCAGGGCTACCCGTAATTTTGGTCATCAATAAAGTCGATAAAATCAAGGATAAACAAGCGGTGATGGCCTTTTTCGCCGAAGCCAAACAGAAATATCCTTTTGAACAAATCGTGCCGGTGTCGGCTTTGAAAAATACCAATCTGGATGTGCTGGAACAGCACATCATGGCTCTATTGCCCGAAGGAGAGCTGATTTATCCGGAAGATCAAATCACGGACCGGCCGGAGCGTTTTTTTGCGGCGGAAATCGTACGGGAAAAACTCACGCGCCGTTTGGGCGATGAGCTGCCCTATGCGATGACGGTGGAAATCGAGATGTATGAAGAGCATCCCAATCTTTGTAAAATCTATGCCAATATCTGGGTAGAGCGCAGCAGCCAAAAAAGCATTGTGATCGGCAAGCAAGGCGAGATGCTGAAAAAAATCGGTACGGAAGCCCGGCTCGATATCGAAAAACTGATCGGTCAAAAAGTCTTTCTGCAGTTGTGGGTAAAAGTGAAAAAAGGCTGGTCGGATAATGAGCGCGCTCTGCAGGGTTTAGGCTTTATCGATACCGAATAG
- a CDS encoding sigma-54 interaction domain-containing protein has protein sequence MDNFSSIIGQSPALEALIRSARMVAATDVTVLIKGETGTGKEVLASAIQKDSPRAGKPFVTLNCAALPEGLVESEIFGHKKGAFTGATSDKQGLFQAADGGTLFLDEINSLPLTIQSKLLRFLESGECLPVGGTKPYHVNVRVIAATNSDLTTQIEAGEFRRDLYFRLNVVPLELPALHERSEDIEILAKHFFAHFSEAHSLQSPTFSKQALKALKTHKWPGNVRELRNLCERLSILLAGRVIEPENLPHEFTHGKETSSTATTVATDFRLPETGLQLDALEANMIHQALTRTNGNRSKSARLLGISRDTLLYRIQKHGLATH, from the coding sequence GTGGATAATTTCAGTTCTATTATTGGTCAATCCCCTGCTCTGGAAGCATTGATTCGTAGTGCCCGCATGGTCGCTGCCACCGATGTAACCGTGCTAATCAAAGGAGAAACCGGCACTGGAAAGGAAGTCCTAGCAAGCGCCATTCAAAAGGACAGCCCCAGAGCCGGCAAACCGTTCGTTACCCTTAACTGCGCCGCATTACCGGAAGGCCTGGTGGAATCCGAGATTTTCGGCCATAAAAAAGGCGCTTTTACCGGCGCTACTTCAGACAAACAAGGTTTGTTTCAAGCGGCCGATGGCGGCACCCTGTTTTTAGACGAGATCAACTCTCTCCCGTTAACCATCCAATCCAAGTTACTGCGGTTTTTGGAATCCGGCGAATGTCTCCCTGTCGGCGGCACCAAGCCTTATCACGTAAATGTCCGCGTAATTGCGGCCACTAACTCCGATTTAACAACACAAATCGAAGCGGGCGAATTTCGCCGCGACTTGTACTTTCGCCTGAATGTCGTTCCGCTGGAATTACCTGCCCTGCATGAACGCAGTGAAGATATTGAAATTTTGGCTAAACATTTTTTCGCCCACTTTTCCGAAGCACACTCGCTGCAATCGCCTACCTTTAGCAAACAGGCACTTAAAGCACTTAAAACGCACAAATGGCCGGGCAATGTCCGCGAATTACGTAACTTGTGCGAGCGCTTGAGTATTTTGTTGGCCGGCAGAGTAATCGAACCGGAAAATTTGCCGCACGAATTCACTCACGGTAAGGAAACAAGCAGCACCGCAACGACCGTAGCAACGGATTTCAGATTACCCGAAACCGGCCTGCAACTGGATGCGCTTGAAGCTAATATGATCCACCAAGCCCTGACTCGCACCAACGGCAACCGCAGCAAATCAGCCAGACTGCTGGGCATCTCAAGAGACACCCTGCTATACCGCATTCAAAAGCACGGCTTGGCAACCCATTAA
- a CDS encoding DUF4845 domain-containing protein — protein MQTSPYKQRGLTFITLALLLGLIAFFTMLVLKIGPIYFNHSKVVNALDAVENTTDIASKSRAEIMSSLMKRFDMNYVEYVTPEDIHIQAQPGYVKVDIDYERVEPMVGNLSVLVEFHEGFESGGK, from the coding sequence ATGCAGACTTCACCATATAAGCAACGGGGCTTAACCTTTATTACATTGGCTTTATTGTTAGGGTTGATCGCCTTTTTTACCATGCTGGTGCTGAAAATAGGCCCTATCTATTTCAATCACAGCAAAGTGGTTAATGCCTTGGATGCGGTGGAAAATACTACCGATATTGCCAGCAAATCCAGAGCCGAAATTATGAGTAGCCTGATGAAACGCTTCGATATGAATTATGTCGAGTATGTAACGCCCGAGGATATTCATATACAAGCCCAGCCAGGCTACGTGAAAGTGGATATCGATTACGAGCGCGTTGAGCCCATGGTGGGTAATTTAAGTGTATTGGTTGAGTTTCATGAAGGATTTGAATCTGGTGGCAAGTGA
- a CDS encoding PP2C family protein-serine/threonine phosphatase, with translation MQTELEFYQLSSVGDREINQDCMAHRVCADYAVFVVADGLGGHQAGEKASRFFCQGLIEQAQAFQSQVKRQPEQGMRDWIAAAVNRMRDLFGDDPFAADAHTTCAILFLDDSRVITAHCGDSRIYRLNPSQVVWRTKDHSLTQQLFDEGEISEWEMGIHPEQNKLTRSINVVNPGAVDIRAFTAMQSGETIILCSDGFWESIKEQEFLQLSQPVSGKGELKKMAQMSILRAQGRSDNCTVQWVRKR, from the coding sequence ATGCAGACAGAATTGGAATTTTATCAATTATCTTCGGTGGGCGACCGGGAGATCAACCAGGATTGCATGGCGCACCGGGTCTGCGCCGACTACGCGGTATTCGTGGTAGCGGACGGGCTGGGCGGGCATCAGGCCGGGGAGAAAGCGTCGCGGTTTTTTTGCCAGGGTTTGATCGAACAAGCGCAAGCGTTTCAGAGTCAGGTCAAACGGCAGCCGGAGCAAGGCATGCGGGATTGGATTGCCGCAGCCGTCAACCGGATGCGGGATTTGTTCGGAGATGATCCCTTTGCGGCCGACGCGCATACGACTTGCGCCATTTTGTTTCTGGATGATAGTCGGGTTATTACCGCGCATTGCGGCGACTCGCGGATTTATCGCCTTAATCCGTCGCAAGTCGTCTGGCGCACTAAAGATCATTCGTTGACGCAGCAGCTGTTTGACGAAGGTGAAATCAGTGAATGGGAGATGGGCATTCATCCCGAACAAAATAAGTTGACCCGTAGTATTAATGTCGTCAATCCTGGTGCTGTGGATATTCGGGCTTTCACTGCCATGCAATCCGGGGAAACCATTATTCTTTGCAGCGATGGTTTTTGGGAGTCCATAAAAGAGCAGGAATTTTTGCAGCTTTCTCAGCCGGTCAGCGGCAAAGGGGAGCTCAAAAAAATGGCGCAAATGAGTATTTTGCGGGCGCAGGGCAGGAGTGATAACTGCACGGTACAGTGGGTGAGGAAACGCTAA
- the pdxJ gene encoding pyridoxine 5'-phosphate synthase: MEKQIILLGVNIDHVATLRQARGTRYPEPIQAALVAEQAGADSITAHLREDRRHIQDRDIYLLKDVLHSKLNLEMAVTDAMIEIALQVKPQACCLVPERREELTTEGGLDVLAAPGKMQDACQALAAAGVEVSLFIDPEFAQIDAAVKAGAPVIELHTGRYADAQTPIEQKMELERIQRAAEYAFQADLQVNAGHGLNLHNVAAICRIAPIVELNIGHSIIAQAVFSGLAQAVRDLKQVMREARLHS; this comes from the coding sequence ATGGAAAAACAAATTATTTTATTGGGCGTGAATATCGACCATGTTGCAACTCTGCGCCAAGCCCGTGGTACCCGTTATCCGGAGCCGATTCAGGCCGCGTTGGTGGCTGAGCAGGCTGGGGCCGATAGTATTACCGCGCATTTACGGGAAGACCGTCGCCACATACAGGATCGGGATATTTATTTATTGAAGGATGTGCTGCATAGTAAGTTGAATCTGGAAATGGCGGTTACCGATGCCATGATCGAGATTGCGCTGCAAGTTAAGCCGCAGGCTTGTTGCTTGGTGCCGGAACGCCGTGAGGAATTAACCACCGAAGGCGGTCTGGACGTGCTTGCGGCACCGGGTAAAATGCAGGATGCCTGCCAGGCTTTGGCGGCCGCGGGCGTGGAAGTATCTTTATTTATCGATCCCGAGTTTGCTCAGATTGATGCGGCGGTGAAAGCCGGTGCGCCGGTGATTGAATTGCATACCGGACGCTATGCGGATGCGCAAACGCCGATTGAACAAAAAATGGAGCTGGAACGTATTCAGCGAGCGGCGGAATATGCTTTTCAGGCGGACCTGCAAGTCAATGCCGGACACGGTTTAAATCTGCACAATGTGGCGGCGATATGCCGGATTGCACCCATCGTGGAGTTAAATATAGGGCATTCCATTATTGCGCAGGCAGTGTTCTCCGGTTTGGCGCAAGCCGTGCGCGACCTGAAGCAAGTGATGCGGGAAGCGCGTTTGCACAGTTAA
- a CDS encoding PAS domain-containing protein, whose product MTPDSAPRRAAHPVLPLIAAAILFVAATSVGAYQHFNDTSYLIWLQLSLSGTGFICLIRGILLGSRQAAAPNIETGICFTRLPQPAMVVDRHGIIRGINQAAAQLVDRSPDRLVNQPVHELFHPPLSKQDCPLCRHIAAGQELAATDFAFPEQHWQQISLSTLPLNDPDQLLQLHFDITARKKIERRLALVIDGAELGYWDWNYVTGKHEVNQRWLDMLGLAEDELDNYIKDWEHRIHPEDRDRVRNTILAHIASGSAYVVEFRMLHKSGRWVWIQGSGSVVEQDPVTCQATRLCGTHQNITARKQFEQNLQAAYQVISQSPSVVLKWSCREGLPIEFATDNVGRLLDYSEQHLVTGKVRYLNLIHPDDITTFRAELENSSNNPECSDIVHQPYRIITGIGSIKWVQDHKVIGRDDQGQVIGYQGLVTDITRQRQQNSAIRNIISGSLESTPDAILDNFSLLAAETLAADYTVIGEATLDGICKTLSFCALNKSDHPSPYVMHPSVYAHLSAGAICSHKQLVYHYFSDDKWLINHGIQGFIGIPMQNDRQRVCGYVVALYRHPIPDLQFAEDILKLFAAQITSELERSQAIHALEVQKQRLVDAQSISHIGDWQWHWSDNHFSWSEEMYRITGTHRSSFIPSFASFLTQLVHPDDRNIYKTALQSTHNNDSVDFKHRIVLNNGEIRHVHQRGKVIRDDRHRANGIQGTMQDITERLKTEQRLLEAKQEAEKATQVKSEFLANMSHEIRTPMNAIVGLVELCLNSDISSKQRDYLERVETAAHGLTNLIDDILDFSKMESGKLRLDAVPFVLEEMLDQVFSTMAELCRRKQLKLIRPSIDQDYHAVMGDPQRLRQVLINLIGNAIKFTERGQIEVSFTELQRTDKHTTLEFCITDTGIGMTEQQQTRLFKAFSQGDSSVTRTYGGTGLGLAISKQLIEQMGGAISVKSQEQKGSCFSFTVTLGLTDIKRLRLSSPRPDIDTRRLHHIRGARILLVEDNEVNRIVAIELLTQAHLQVDTAENGEIALLKLKQTQYDCVLMDVQMPVMDGYETTRCLRKQPDCTNLPVIAMTANVMNVDRDKCLEAGMDDFIGKPIMPGILYAALTKWIKPRDNGDMPTERSPDHVEEIPFLYGINSQLGLQHTAGDKAVYRKVLQKFATNHANSMNEISEALTTENLSAARQLVHTLKGLAGSLGANSLQGHLQRLEESLAEQGTNIQNAPTINKLINLAAQELSRVINSIQSTIPALEPDFKHKQKFSSSEIQHQLRILLDKLQAFDSDADQQLDFILSGIYDPLLIDTLTSVRKQIAQYQFVEAALAVRPLIDSPER is encoded by the coding sequence ATGACGCCCGACTCCGCGCCGCGCCGCGCCGCTCACCCAGTTTTACCGTTAATTGCCGCGGCAATCTTGTTTGTAGCGGCAACCAGTGTTGGCGCCTACCAACATTTTAACGATACATCCTATTTGATTTGGTTGCAGCTTAGCTTATCGGGAACAGGATTCATTTGTCTTATCCGCGGAATATTGCTTGGCTCCCGCCAAGCCGCGGCGCCAAACATCGAAACCGGTATTTGCTTCACCCGCTTACCGCAGCCGGCCATGGTCGTGGATCGGCACGGTATTATTCGTGGCATCAACCAAGCGGCCGCCCAGCTAGTCGACAGATCACCCGACAGATTGGTTAACCAGCCGGTTCATGAGTTGTTTCACCCTCCGCTTTCCAAACAAGACTGCCCGCTTTGCCGACACATTGCCGCCGGCCAGGAACTGGCCGCGACCGATTTTGCCTTTCCTGAACAGCACTGGCAGCAAATTTCACTAAGCACCCTACCTCTAAACGATCCGGACCAATTACTCCAATTACATTTTGATATCACTGCCCGCAAAAAAATCGAGCGGCGACTGGCCTTGGTCATTGACGGTGCGGAATTAGGCTATTGGGACTGGAATTATGTAACCGGCAAACATGAAGTGAATCAACGCTGGCTGGATATGTTGGGGTTAGCAGAGGATGAATTGGATAATTACATCAAGGACTGGGAGCATAGAATTCACCCCGAAGATCGAGACCGGGTTCGCAATACGATATTAGCCCACATCGCTTCCGGATCAGCCTATGTAGTGGAGTTTCGCATGCTACACAAAAGCGGCCGCTGGGTATGGATACAAGGCTCCGGTTCGGTAGTGGAACAAGACCCTGTCACATGCCAAGCCACCCGTTTATGCGGCACCCATCAAAACATCACGGCCCGCAAACAATTTGAACAAAACCTGCAAGCCGCTTATCAGGTAATCAGCCAAAGTCCTTCCGTGGTTCTTAAATGGAGTTGTCGGGAGGGGCTTCCCATTGAATTTGCTACCGACAATGTCGGGCGCCTGTTGGACTATAGTGAACAGCACTTAGTAACCGGAAAGGTGCGCTACCTGAATTTGATCCATCCGGATGATATCACCACATTTCGCGCAGAACTGGAAAACTCCAGTAACAATCCGGAATGTTCCGATATCGTTCATCAACCTTATCGTATCATTACCGGCATCGGCAGCATAAAGTGGGTACAAGATCATAAAGTCATCGGCCGCGATGACCAGGGCCAAGTCATCGGTTATCAGGGATTGGTAACCGATATTACTCGCCAACGCCAGCAAAACAGCGCTATTCGAAATATTATATCCGGCTCGTTGGAAAGTACCCCCGATGCCATACTGGATAATTTCTCCCTGCTGGCGGCGGAAACGTTGGCGGCCGATTACACCGTAATCGGGGAAGCCACGCTGGACGGCATCTGCAAAACCCTGTCGTTTTGCGCCTTGAATAAATCCGACCATCCCTCCCCCTACGTGATGCATCCAAGCGTTTACGCTCATCTGTCGGCTGGTGCAATCTGCAGTCATAAGCAGCTGGTTTACCATTATTTCTCCGACGACAAATGGCTGATCAATCACGGCATTCAAGGCTTCATAGGCATACCGATGCAAAACGACCGCCAGCGCGTTTGCGGCTATGTAGTAGCTCTCTACCGCCACCCCATTCCCGACCTGCAATTTGCCGAAGACATACTGAAACTGTTTGCAGCCCAAATCACCTCGGAACTGGAACGCAGTCAAGCCATACATGCACTGGAAGTTCAAAAACAACGCTTGGTCGATGCGCAGAGCATCTCTCATATTGGCGATTGGCAATGGCATTGGTCCGACAACCATTTCAGCTGGTCCGAAGAAATGTATCGCATTACCGGCACGCACAGAAGCAGCTTCATCCCCTCTTTCGCCAGCTTTCTGACGCAATTAGTGCACCCCGACGATAGAAATATTTACAAAACAGCGCTCCAAAGTACCCACAATAACGACAGCGTCGATTTCAAGCACCGCATCGTGTTAAACAATGGCGAAATCCGCCATGTCCATCAACGCGGCAAAGTGATTCGGGACGACCGGCATCGCGCTAACGGTATTCAAGGCACCATGCAAGACATCACGGAACGCCTTAAAACCGAGCAACGTCTGCTGGAGGCCAAGCAGGAAGCGGAGAAAGCCACCCAAGTGAAATCCGAATTTCTGGCCAATATGAGTCACGAAATTCGTACGCCGATGAACGCTATCGTCGGACTGGTGGAGCTGTGTTTGAACAGCGATATCAGCTCCAAACAACGCGATTACCTGGAACGTGTCGAAACAGCTGCTCATGGCCTGACGAATTTAATCGACGATATTCTGGATTTTTCAAAAATGGAATCCGGCAAGCTGCGCCTTGACGCAGTGCCCTTCGTTCTGGAAGAGATGCTGGACCAAGTTTTTTCGACCATGGCCGAATTATGCCGGCGCAAGCAACTCAAATTAATCAGACCCAGTATCGACCAGGACTACCACGCCGTGATGGGCGATCCGCAACGTTTACGGCAAGTCTTGATCAATCTGATTGGGAACGCCATCAAATTCACCGAACGCGGACAAATCGAAGTATCCTTCACGGAACTGCAACGCACTGATAAACATACGACGCTGGAGTTTTGCATCACAGACACCGGCATCGGCATGACCGAACAGCAACAAACCCGACTATTTAAAGCCTTCAGCCAGGGCGACAGCAGCGTGACCCGCACCTACGGCGGTACCGGTTTGGGTTTGGCGATCAGCAAACAACTGATTGAACAAATGGGCGGTGCCATAAGCGTTAAGAGCCAGGAGCAAAAAGGTTCCTGCTTTAGCTTTACGGTTACCTTAGGGCTTACGGATATTAAGCGATTGCGTCTATCCAGCCCGCGTCCCGACATCGATACCCGGCGGTTACACCACATTCGCGGCGCCCGTATCCTGTTGGTCGAAGACAACGAAGTCAATCGCATTGTCGCCATAGAATTATTGACTCAAGCCCATTTACAAGTGGATACCGCCGAAAACGGCGAAATCGCTCTGTTGAAACTCAAGCAAACCCAATACGATTGCGTCTTGATGGACGTGCAGATGCCGGTAATGGATGGCTATGAAACCACCCGATGCCTGCGTAAGCAGCCGGATTGCACTAATCTGCCCGTCATTGCCATGACGGCTAATGTTATGAATGTCGATCGAGACAAATGCCTGGAAGCCGGCATGGATGACTTCATAGGCAAACCAATAATGCCGGGAATTTTATATGCGGCTTTAACCAAGTGGATAAAACCCAGAGACAACGGCGATATGCCTACCGAGAGATCGCCAGACCATGTGGAAGAAATCCCCTTCTTGTATGGCATCAACAGCCAACTGGGCTTGCAACACACCGCCGGCGACAAAGCCGTTTATCGGAAAGTTTTACAAAAATTCGCTACGAATCATGCCAATAGCATGAACGAAATATCAGAGGCCCTAACGACAGAAAACTTGTCAGCGGCACGGCAACTGGTTCACACGCTTAAAGGCTTGGCGGGCTCTTTAGGCGCCAATTCCTTGCAGGGCCATTTGCAGAGACTGGAGGAATCACTTGCCGAGCAAGGCACTAACATTCAGAATGCACCCACCATAAACAAACTGATTAACCTAGCAGCCCAAGAACTTAGCCGAGTTATCAACAGCATACAAAGCACTATTCCGGCTTTAGAACCTGACTTTAAACATAAGCAAAAATTTTCATCGAGCGAAATCCAACATCAATTACGTATTTTGCTGGATAAATTGCAGGCCTTTGATTCAGACGCCGACCAACAATTGGATTTTATTTTGTCCGGTATTTACGATCCATTACTCATTGACACATTGACATCAGTCCGCAAGCAAATAGCCCAATATCAATTTGTAGAGGCTGCTTTAGCGGTACGGCCACTTATAGATTCCCCGGAACGATAG
- the rnc gene encoding ribonuclease III, giving the protein MIKKPEELARKLGLTFNQPQLFKTALTHRSAGANNNERLEYLGDSVLGFVVAERLYSQFPGVGEGVLSRLRASLVNQTSLAELARQHNLGDYLILGSGELKSGGFRRDSILSDALEAIMGALLLDSGVDICRHWILNLFAEKFAEIKLDTWNKDPKTRLQELMQARKKELPVYELISMSGADHAQTFEVKCSVPITTETTQGVGISRKKAEQAAAESMLILLEDQD; this is encoded by the coding sequence GTGATTAAAAAACCGGAAGAACTGGCCAGAAAGCTGGGGCTGACATTTAATCAGCCCCAGTTGTTTAAAACCGCATTAACCCATCGTAGCGCAGGAGCCAATAATAACGAACGACTTGAATATCTCGGGGACTCGGTCTTAGGGTTTGTAGTGGCCGAGCGATTGTATTCCCAATTCCCGGGCGTAGGCGAGGGTGTTTTGAGCCGTTTGCGGGCCAGTCTGGTCAATCAGACCTCTTTGGCCGAACTGGCCAGGCAGCATAATTTAGGCGATTATTTAATCCTGGGGTCCGGGGAACTGAAAAGCGGCGGTTTTCGGCGCGATTCGATACTGTCGGATGCTCTGGAAGCCATCATGGGCGCGCTATTGCTTGATAGCGGCGTGGATATTTGCCGGCATTGGATTCTGAATCTATTTGCGGAAAAATTCGCCGAGATCAAGCTGGATACCTGGAACAAAGACCCCAAGACCCGTTTGCAGGAACTGATGCAGGCCCGTAAAAAAGAACTGCCGGTTTACGAATTGATCAGCATGTCCGGCGCCGATCACGCGCAAACGTTCGAGGTCAAATGCAGCGTACCGATTACCACCGAAACCACCCAGGGTGTTGGGATTTCCCGTAAAAAAGCCGAACAGGCCGCCGCGGAAAGCATGTTAATTCTTTTAGAAGATCAGGACTAA